One part of the Anopheles coustani chromosome 2, idAnoCousDA_361_x.2, whole genome shotgun sequence genome encodes these proteins:
- the LOC131264270 gene encoding uncharacterized protein LOC131264270 — protein MAPGDSLTPEKSIIVKGWEKLDDDVIIKEVSTKGKHVNLCIQYLAERNELSMTEAKNYFLQKVNAYVYRLLSSRQLHKAHHILKNIERVPKYVFYQIAAETTDTGLRDYIREHLTRTVESYTDGEEQRIAASWRVYTQLKANVRQMAEVLNEVTNGYTVLEIETMSFNTFCMKEDVYRNSVAVDLFFKNQETEISPILDRYTVWSYLLKNNIANLVKIWIQLNSSLRRCFQQGVDPTPHLLRIKIDIYDDPRFNERLRQLFQRWEIDDFMLSQLSHHRTLSRSEILLNELARLGKFLDHERQDAVAILRRLFTTESYKHNRDWTEARWFREQITRRLVENRFFPLLGLSIVSQEVLEQLANDPAGQHRDEVNVFLQLQKLQDPTINAKQLLEVSRTTSNYILTHNRAFYEENPIVYLFEYGLDEGNTRFDESNPLLAKLPHLNNFIKRNKQTQPQHDVMVKKLLAIAGIPDAGKIQQFLFYGTRTDANGAVEEEDERAARMELLEQYGTIPHFNHPLLVEKYGQPVTLRYTHYIGLHRACYAVYEFYREQLQNYSQISSRQINSAAQTVAQMAIGKYWDQELVSHAVAFMEMIGVSSVPTRGYLRCLSLVDRPEQVGPGSGLQKLSISGLLHRCEQAIADKPVDDPELLIDLEAMTLVARTNGLPYPEAYLRERLLAHDDWYRFLLLVDYLNYPQEQVVELCRTGFHTARIGKNLMVALLYQSKDGDSVRDVPLISSSVGSIKRRSSLTPRRRRRASSTTADSSGHSSVSSEGDVISSGGRTSGVTGSTPPTLGAASVDENSCYDGACFLSERYDTDLVSTVLLCSNEPNSAPPPSPPSGSITSSQFESFARLIVTAGKSGSHRAQRYPQTYLNLLDRSIRSRWPLLALLAGEVCPPECRRHCWIVWAMLAGDYPFQELLATGEWGGSVFVSGLVEHLVRTGRICTLASSLAIFYPRSNWHYLASFLSVTEDVLFDPDRASDLLTTFLVSSSTGEECFLLGIPKYVMFNFSARLLMIHLSNRASLHHQLLLLRVYVRCDFRCFLIAEVDFGRMLRICEIVRHCQSITIDFYALYERSCAGKEQESEFYEALCERLVKKKYHEAAIAVADEASLPRESIIFEHWVSAFEATGSVGDFERYRVDSERYGLGPELRISFFTHIANRLEYGDRQRYELLKCALELIREHGLYPSETFDRDRLEYELALSYVRCTNEDTLELYRSQYWCNRRQQSDASQQAGQSTAILYHTFLELKEVAGIDDLTLSNLPLAQPEERLRLDALINRLLDCGDIVQALRYQAIFEQRPIDLHFIVFCMALAEGLVSFYNLSKEERMLLNEDRARSAGRFQRRTLSRISRVSQSSTTGRIDGSPMKSSGGATQLDSSDTSTAGMSDFEEVPSRDRQDIFEAISGLGNRITHGQDLAQRVILTYRVAMYLDRDYNELLKLRDPLAFLPEIVREDCVHKLEVISDIMTATRMSVESFTDFLASEIVSSVVRSKFYLFQQQNSQQQQQQQQQSGMKTDELLWGYNIDREFHLFLELAPNTTALGNVLLRYCNALRLYRKRERKDTNQSVQDALESFETIPALRNANDVVVLVDRLDEILQRQVLSLKKQNTIIVALLVKAHDCFVHECSMEGIMEVLACCKALTAILTAAKSWNLIVRLLVGIGRYRDMYYCFETLIKHEQFESLLGQFDDRAANGRRLQSAIIAYLNEHWPERKDYFRLAALHFRMHKEIAELWETEAKATIHAILETYEVTLMVPLRGMSIGSGQQTPIPSIVYCQQLQATSLVQTELTRAMDAYTHAAETYLLDNNLTLAQRAAANAELVALQICLVRQAIAAERGTTGAGGNSGSPSVKRTDRSSTTSATSTEPTCFCTSVLNIRSAETDGRRVTVGPEITGTNGATGTLLYYINFLLTVPQTLIVARAYSIEVNWAGAIYQHYVLRGETSYLEDFLERMPVTDAMIETLVKIFQLEPHITPQMEQAIERFIGRIQSVTLKYRLASLVGLRKTIHGLINGGAVYYLKDTNYGKSETEQSVGGGTGGGAGCVTGNTGSSAGVGGGCVSMTSSMIGSSSIASNTSPSVNTMSSS, from the exons ATGGCACCCGGGGACTCGTTGACGCCAGAGAAAAGTATCATCGTGAAAGGATGGGAGAAACTGGACGACGATGTTATCATCAAGGAGGTGTCTACCAAGGGCAAACACGTCAACCTTTGCATCCAGTATCTGGCAGAGCGAAACGAGCTGTCGATGACGGAAGCGAAAAATTATTTCCTTCAGAAG GTTAATGCGTACGTCTATCGCTTACTGTCGAGTCGACAACTTCACAAAGCTCACCACATCCTAAAGAACATCGAACGCGTGCCAAAGTACGTGTTCTACCAGATCGCCGCCGAGACAACCGATACGGGACTCCGGGACTACATACGGGAACATCTGACGCGGACAGTCGAAAGCTATACCGACGGCGAGGAGCAACGGATCGCGGCCAGCTGGCGGGTGTACACGCAGCTCAAAGCAAACGTACGCCAGATGGCCGAGGTGCTAAACGAAGTGACCAACGGATATACGGTACTCGAGATCGAAACGATGTCATTTAACACGTTCTGCATGAAGGAGGATGTCTACCGGAATTCGGTTGCTGTGGATTTATTCTTCAAAAATCAAG AAACGGAAATTTCCCCAATCCTTGATCGTTACACCGTATGGAGCTATCTGCTGAAGAACAACATCGCGAATCTCGTTAAAATATGGATCCAACTGAACAGTAGCCTACGCCGCTGCTTCCAACAGGGAGTCGATCCTACGCCACATCTGCTGCGCATCAAAATCGATATCTACGATGATCCTCGGTTTAACGAGCGCCTGCGACAGCTATTTCAGCGCTGGGAGATCGACGATTTTATGCTCTCACAGTTGTCCCACCACAGGACCCTTTCGCGCAGCGAAATCCTGCTGAACGAGCTAGCCCGCCTCGGCAAGTTTCTCGACCACGAACGCCAGGATGCGGTGGCGATTTTGCGACGACTTTTCACCACCGAAAGCTACAAGCACAACCGCGATTGGACCGAGGCACGCTGGTTTCGCGAGCAGATAACACGCAGGCTGGTGGAGAATCGGTTTTTCCCGCTGCTCGGATTGTCCATCGTGAGTCAAGAGGTGCTGGAGCAACTGGCAAACGACCCGGCCGGCCAGCATCGGGACGAGGTGAACGTGTTTCTTCAGTTGCAAAAATTACAAGACCCCACGATCAATGCGAAACAACTGCTAGAGGTGTCTCGTACCACATCCAATTACATCCTTACGCACAACAGGGCGTTTTATGAGGAGAATCCTATTGTGTATCTGTTCGAGTATGGTCTCGACGAGGGAAACACTCGATTTGATGAAAGCAATCCGTTGCTGGCGAAGCTGCCACATTTGAACAATTTCATCAAacggaacaaacaaacgcaGCCGCAACACGATGTCATGGTGAAAAAGCTTCTCGCTATCGCTGGTATTCCTGATGCGGGGAAAATTCAGCAGTTTCTCTTCTACGGCACACGAACTGACGCCAACGGTGCGGTCGAAGAGGAAGACGAACGTGCGGCTCGAATGGAGCTGCTCGAACAGTACGGCACCATTCCACACTTCAACCATCCCCTGCTGGTGGAAAAGTACGGCCAGCCGGTTACCCTGCGCTACACGCACTACATCGGGCTCCATCGGGCCTGCTACGCGGTGTACGAATTCTACCGGGAGCAACTACAGAATTATTCGCAAATTTCCAGCCGCCAAATAAACAGCGCCGCACAAACGGTGGCCCAGATGGCAATCGGAAAGTACTGGGACCAGGAGCTAGTGTCACATGCGGTTGCTTTCATGGAAATGATCGGTGTGAGCAGTGTTCCCACGAGGGGCTATCTACGCTGCCTCTCGCTGGTCGACCGGCCGGAACAGGTTGGCCCCGGCTCCGGGCTACAGAAGCTAAGCATATCCGGACTACTGCATCGATGTGAGCAAGCGATAGCCGACAAACCGGTCGACGATCCGGAGCTGCTGATAGATCTAGAAGCGATGACGCTGGTTGCCCGAACGAACGGACTTCCCTACCCGGAAGCTTACCTGAGGGAGCGGCTTCTAGCGCACGATGACTGGTATCGCTTTTTGCTGCTTGTCGACTATCTCAACTACCCGCAGGAGCAGGTGGTGGAACTGTGTCGGACTGGATTCCACACAGCACGGATCGGGAAAAATCTTATGGTGGCTCTGCTTTACCAATCGAAGGACGGTGACAGTGTCCGGGACGTACCGCTGATTTCTAGCTCGGTTGGATCCATTAAAAGACGTTCTAGTTTGACACCACGACGCAGGCGAAGG GCTAGCAGCACGACGGCCGATTCGAGCGGGCACTCGAGTGTGTCAAGCGAAGGAGATGTCATTTCGAGCGGAGGTCGCACGAGCGGTGTCACCGGTTCCACACCACCGACACTAGGCGCCGCCTCCGTTGACGAGAACTCGTGCTACGATGGCGCCTGCTTCCTATCGGAGCGTTACGACACGGATCTCGTTTCAACGGTGCTGCTGTGCTCGAACGAACCCAAttccgcaccaccaccatcaccgccATCGGGTTCGATCACGTCGTCCCAGTTCGAATCCTTTGCCCGCCTCATCGTCACGGCAGGGAAATCTGGAAGTCACCGGGCGCAGCGCTATCCGCAAACGTATCTGAATCTGCTCGACCGTTCGATACGCTCGCGATGGCCACTGTTGGCACTGCTCGCCGGCGAAGTGTGCCCGCCGGAATGCAGACGACATTGCTGGATCGTTTGGGCCATGCTGGCTGGGGATTATCCGTTTCAAGAGCTGCTAGCCACAGGCGAATGGGGTGGATCAGTTTTTGTGAGCGGTCTGGTGGAGCATCTGGTTCGAACTGGTCGCATCTGTACGCTCGCGAGCTCGTTAGCAATATTCTATCCCCGGTCCAACTGGCACTATCTGGCGAGTTTCCTCAGCGTCACTGAAGACGTGCTGTTCGATCCGGATCGTGCCTCCGATTTGCTCACCACTTTCCTCGTCAGTTCGTCCACCGGCGAGGAATGTTTCTTGCTAGGCATTCCGAAGTACGTGATGTTTAACTTCAGTGCCCGTCTGTTGATGATCCATCTGAGTAACCGCGCGTCCCTGCACCATCAGCTGCTGCTCCTACGGGTGTACGTACGCTGTGACTTTCGGTGTTTCCTGATCGCCGAGGTTGACTTCGGCCGGATGCTGCGTATTTGCGAAATCGTGCGCCACTGTCAATCGATCACGATCGACTTTTACGCCCTGTACGAGCGTTCGTGTGCCGGGAAGGAACAGGAGAGCGAATTCTACGAGGCACTCTGCGAGCGGTTGGTGAAGAAGAAGTACCACGAGGCAGCGATCGCTGTGGCGGATGAAGCGTCCCTTCCGCGAGAGAGTATTATATTCGAGCACTGGGTAAGTGCGTTCGAGGCGACCGGATCGGTGGGCGACTTTGAGCGTTACCGGGTGGATAGCGAACGATATGGGCTGGGACCGGAACTACGCATCAGTTTCTTCACTCACATCGCTAACCGGCTGGAGTATGGCGATCGGCAGCGCTACGAGCTGCTCAAGTGCGCCCTAGAGCTGATTCGCGAGCATGGTCTCTATCCGAGCGAAACATTCGACCGCGATCGGCTTGAGTACGAGCTTGCCCTCAGCTACGTACGCTGCACCAACGAGGACACGCTCGAGCTCTACCGGTCGCAGTACTGGTGCAACAGGCGCCAGCAATCCGACGCATCCCAACAGGCCGGCCAATCGACGGCCATCCTTTACCACACCTTTCTCGAGCTGAAGGAAGTTGCCGGTATCGACGATCTGACCCTCTCGAATCTGCCACTTGCACAACCGGAGGAACGGCTTCGGCTCGACGCCCTCATCAACCGGCTGCTCGACTGCGGGGACATTGTACAGGCCCTACGCTACCAGGCGATCTTCGAGCAGCGGCCCATCGATCTGCACTTTATCGTGTTCTGTATGGCGCTTGCCGAGGGACTGGTTAGCTTCTACAACCTCTCGAAGGAGGAACGAATGCTGCTGAACGAAGACCGAGCACGATCGGCGGGTCGGTTTCAGCGACGCACACTTTCACGTATTAGCCGCGTCAGTCAAAGCTCGACGACGGGCAGGATAGACGGCTCGCCGATGAAGAGCAGTGGCGGTGCGACGCAGCTAGACTCGTCCGACACGAGCACGGCGGGAATGTCGGACTTTGAGGAGGTTCCATCGCGCGATCGACAGGATATTTTCGAAGCAATAAGC GGACTTGGAAACCGTATCACACACGGCCAGGATCTTGCTCAACGTGTCATCCTCACGTACCGCGTTGCCATGTACCTCGATCGCGACTACAACGAACTGCTCAAACTACGCGATCCGCTTGCCTTTCTTCCCGAGATCGTGCGGGAAGACTGCGTCCACAAGCTGGAGGTGATCAGCGATATCATGACCGCCACCCGGATGAGCGTGGAGAGTTTCACCGATTTTCTTGCATCGGAAATCGTCTCGTCCGTGGTTCGGTCCAAGTTTTACCTCTTCCAACAGCAAAACtctcaacagcagcaacagcagcaacaacagtcgGGCATGAAAACGGATGAGCTGCTGTGGGGCTACAATATCGACCGGGAGTTCCATCTGTTTCTCGAGCTTGCGCCCAACACGACCGCGCTCGGAAATGTACTGCTGCGGTACTGTAACGCCCTCCGGTTGTATCGCAAGCGTGAACGAAAGGACACGAATCAGAGCGTTCAGGATGCGCTAGAGTCGTTCGAGACGATTCCAGCGCTGCGCAATGCAAACGACGTCGTTGTACTCGTTGATCGACTCGATGAGATCCTGCAGCGGCAGGTGCTTTCGCTCAAGAAACAGAACACGATCATCGTGGCGCTGTTGGTGAAAGCGCACGATTGTTTCGTGCACGAGTGTTCGATGGAGGGCATTATGGAGGTGTTGGCATGCTGCAAAGCTCTCACCGCAATCCTAACGGCGGCGAAATCGTGGAACCTGATCGTGCGACTGCTGGTTGGTATTGGCCGGTACCGCGATATGTACTACTGCTTCGAAACGCTCATCAAGCACGAACAGTTCGAGTCACTGCTCGGTCAGTTCGATGATCGCGCGGCAAACGGAAGGCGCCTGCAGTCGGCCATTATCGCCTACCTGAACGAGCACTGGCCCGAGCGAAAGGATTACTTCCGCCTGGCCGCGTTACACTTCCGCATGCATAAAGAGATCGCGGAGCTGTGGGAAACGGAAGCGAAAGCTACGATCCATGCGATCCTCGAGACGTACGAGGTGACACTGATGGTTCCGCTGCGAGGAATGTCGATAGGCAGTGGCCAGCAGACACCGATACCTAGCATTGTGTACTGTCAGCAGCTGCAAGCAACATCGCTGGTGCAGACGGAACTTACGAGAGCCATGGATGCCTATACACATGCCGCGGAAACCTATCTGCTCGATAACAACCTCACACTAGCCCAGCGAGCGGCGGCCAACGCGGAACTGGTAGCGCTACAGATCTGTCTCGTTCGTCAAGCCATTGCCGCGGAACGAGGAACGACGGGGGCAGGTGGGAACAGTGGTTCTCCCTCAGTCAAGCGAACCGATCGATCGTCAACCACGTCCGCGACTTCCACGGAACCAACGTGCTTCTGCACGTCGGTGCTTAACATCCGCTCCGCAGAAACCGACGGGCGGCGTGTAACGGTGGGACCGGAAATTACCGGCACCAATGGGGCCACCGGAACGCTCCTGTACTACATCAACTTCCTGCTAACCGTCCCTCAGACGCTTATCGTTGCACGCGCCTACAGTATCGAGGTGAACTGGGCCGGCGCGATCTATCAGCACTACGTCCTACGCGGGGAAACTTCCTACCTGGAGGACTTTCTCGAGCGAATGCCGGTGACGGATGCCATGATTGAGACGCTGGTGAAAATCTTCCAACTAGAGCCGCACATTACACCGCAGATGGAACAGGCGATCGAACGGTTCATCGGACGCATCCAGTCGGTAACGCTCAAATATCGGCTCGCGTCGCTAGTCGGACTCCGCAAGACGATCCACGGTCTCATCAACGGTGGGGCGGTCTACTACCTGAAGGATACGAACTATGGCAAGAGTGAAACAGAGCAGAGCGTAGGAGGAGGAACAGGAGGAGGAGCTGGCTGTGTCACAGGCAACACCGGCAGTAGCGCAGGAGTAGGTGGCGGTTGTGTCAGTATGACGAGTAGTATGATAGGAAGTAGTAGCATCGCTAGTAACACCAGCCCATCGGTGAACACCATGTCCAGTTCGTGA